In the genome of Nocardia sp. NBC_00416, one region contains:
- the cysS gene encoding cysteine--tRNA ligase: protein MTLRLFDTEKRTLRDFTPLVPGHASVYLCGATVQGLPHIGHVRSGVAFDILRRWLTANGFDVAFIRNVTDIEDKILTKAAAAGRPWWEWAATHERAFDRAYRQLGVLPPSAEPRATGHITQMVELMQRLIDRGHAYASEGNVYFDVRSYPDYGHLSGHRLDDVHQGESAGLGKRDPRDFTLWKAAKPGEPTWPSPWGPGRPGWHLECSAMAEFYLGSDFDIHCGGMDLVFPHHENEIAQSKAAGHGFAQYWLHNGWVTMGGEKMSKSLGNVLSIPNVLKSVRAVELRFYLGSAHYRSMLEYSDKALADAAQSYQRIEAFVQRVAERGGDIPMGKWTDGFAAALDDDLGVPKALAEIHHGVHEGNRALDAGVLETAREHASQIRAMLDVLGVDPLDPHWGSAADHSAADTALDVLVGAELERRQQARAAKDWAAADAVRDRLQAAGIEVTDTPNGAEWSLGAPTPGKAG from the coding sequence GTGACGCTGCGCCTGTTCGACACCGAGAAAAGGACCCTGCGTGATTTCACGCCGCTGGTACCCGGCCACGCCTCGGTGTACCTGTGTGGCGCTACCGTCCAGGGGCTACCCCATATCGGCCATGTGCGCAGCGGTGTGGCCTTCGATATTCTGCGTCGCTGGCTGACGGCGAACGGCTTCGATGTGGCATTCATTCGCAATGTCACCGATATCGAGGACAAAATCCTGACCAAGGCCGCCGCGGCCGGTCGGCCCTGGTGGGAATGGGCGGCGACGCACGAACGCGCCTTCGATCGGGCCTATCGCCAACTCGGTGTGCTGCCGCCGTCTGCCGAACCGCGAGCCACCGGGCATATCACCCAGATGGTCGAATTGATGCAGCGCCTGATCGATCGGGGGCACGCCTATGCCTCTGAAGGCAATGTGTATTTCGATGTGCGGAGCTATCCCGATTACGGACATCTCTCCGGTCACCGGCTCGACGATGTGCATCAGGGTGAGAGCGCGGGTCTCGGTAAACGCGACCCCCGTGATTTCACGCTGTGGAAAGCGGCGAAACCGGGTGAGCCGACATGGCCGTCGCCCTGGGGCCCGGGCCGACCCGGTTGGCATCTGGAATGCTCCGCCATGGCCGAGTTCTATCTGGGCTCGGATTTCGATATCCATTGCGGTGGTATGGATCTGGTCTTTCCGCACCATGAGAACGAAATAGCCCAGTCGAAGGCGGCCGGCCACGGGTTCGCCCAGTATTGGTTGCACAACGGCTGGGTGACCATGGGCGGCGAGAAGATGTCGAAATCACTCGGCAATGTGCTGTCCATTCCCAATGTGCTGAAATCCGTGCGCGCTGTGGAATTGCGGTTCTACCTCGGCAGCGCCCACTACCGATCGATGCTCGAATATTCGGATAAGGCGCTGGCCGACGCCGCCCAGTCCTACCAGCGGATCGAGGCGTTCGTGCAGCGGGTCGCCGAACGTGGGGGCGACATCCCGATGGGCAAATGGACCGACGGATTCGCTGCCGCCCTGGACGACGACCTCGGTGTCCCGAAGGCGCTCGCCGAGATCCATCACGGAGTGCACGAGGGCAACCGAGCCCTGGATGCGGGTGTCCTCGAAACCGCCCGTGAACATGCGAGCCAGATCCGGGCCATGCTCGACGTACTGGGCGTGGACCCGCTCGACCCGCACTGGGGCAGCGCCGCCGACCATTCGGCCGCGGACACCGCACTGGATGTGCTCGTGGGCGCCGAACTGGAACGGCGGCAGCAGGCCCGCGCCGCGAAGGACTGGGCGGCCGCCGACGCCGTGCGCGATCGTCTCCAGGCGGCCGGCATCGAAGTAACCGATACACCCAACGGTGCCGAATGGTCGCTGGGCGCACCTACCCCTGGAAAGGCGGGCTGA
- the rlmB gene encoding 23S rRNA (guanosine(2251)-2'-O)-methyltransferase RlmB, giving the protein MAGNSQRRGAIRKGGTKKGAVVGTGGKRRRGLEGRGPTPPAEQRTKHPAARRAAAKAKAAQNNPPTRGRPAGRRADDGPELVLGRNPVVECLRAGVPATALYVAVGTENDERLTESVRIAADTGISILELPRTDLDRMSSNGLHQGVALQVPPYRYAHPDDLLARAKDSTEPALLVALDNISDPRNLGAVVRSVAAFGGHGVVIPQRRSASVTAVAWRTSAGAAARLPVARATNLTRTLKDWAAKGVQIVGLDAGGDLSLDEFDGTAPTVIVVGSEGKGLSRLVRENCDAVLSIPMAGPVESLNASVAAGVVLAETARQRRG; this is encoded by the coding sequence ATGGCCGGCAACTCACAACGTCGTGGCGCGATCCGCAAAGGCGGCACCAAGAAGGGGGCCGTGGTCGGGACCGGCGGCAAGCGGCGCCGTGGGCTGGAGGGCCGCGGGCCGACGCCGCCGGCCGAACAGCGTACGAAGCATCCGGCGGCGCGCCGAGCCGCGGCCAAAGCCAAAGCCGCCCAGAACAATCCGCCCACCCGCGGTCGACCGGCCGGTAGGCGTGCCGACGACGGGCCCGAACTCGTGCTGGGCCGCAACCCCGTGGTGGAGTGTCTGCGCGCCGGGGTCCCCGCGACCGCGCTCTACGTCGCGGTGGGCACCGAGAACGATGAGCGGCTCACCGAGAGCGTGCGCATCGCCGCCGATACCGGGATCTCGATTCTCGAACTGCCGCGCACCGACCTCGACCGAATGAGCTCCAACGGGCTGCATCAAGGTGTGGCGCTGCAGGTGCCGCCCTATCGGTACGCGCACCCCGACGATCTACTGGCCCGGGCCAAGGATTCCACGGAGCCCGCACTGCTGGTGGCGCTCGACAATATCTCCGATCCACGCAACCTCGGCGCGGTGGTGCGCTCGGTCGCGGCCTTCGGCGGTCACGGCGTGGTGATCCCGCAGCGCCGCAGCGCGAGCGTCACCGCGGTCGCATGGCGGACCAGCGCGGGCGCGGCGGCTCGACTGCCGGTGGCTCGCGCCACGAACCTCACTCGCACGCTCAAGGATTGGGCCGCCAAGGGAGTGCAGATCGTGGGCTTGGACGCGGGCGGTGACCTGTCGCTCGACGAATTCGACGGCACTGCGCCGACGGTGATCGTCGTCGGGTCGGAGGGCAAAGGCCTGTCCCGGCTGGTGCGCGAGAATTGTGACGCGGTCCTGAGCATCCCGATGGCGGGTCCGGTCGAATCGCTGAACGCCTCCGTCGCCGCCGGTGTGGTGCTGGCCGAGACGGCGCGGCAACGGCGCGGCTGA
- a CDS encoding DUF4190 domain-containing protein, which yields MVIPNAPIGKPVEHPHATTVLLLGALSVLCCGLTGPVAWAMGKRALDQIEESGGGYGGQTQVVVGFTLGVIGTILMVVMALLFIVVLIGGG from the coding sequence GTGGTGATACCCAACGCGCCCATCGGAAAGCCGGTCGAGCACCCGCACGCGACGACGGTGCTGCTGCTCGGTGCGCTCAGCGTGCTGTGTTGCGGGCTGACCGGGCCGGTGGCCTGGGCGATGGGTAAACGCGCGCTCGATCAGATCGAGGAATCCGGTGGCGGTTACGGCGGCCAAACCCAGGTGGTCGTCGGCTTCACGCTGGGCGTGATCGGCACGATCCTGATGGTCGTGATGGCCCTGCTGTTCATCGTGGTGCTGATCGGCGGCGGCTGA
- a CDS encoding enoyl-CoA hydratase/isomerase family protein, giving the protein MSSELLVDVSAGIAVLTLNRPAKQNAFNPAMTEALGAALKRCDAEDAIRVVVITGTPPAFCAGADLSDRVGEVSASIDPPPFRVRKPVIAAVNGHAVGAGLALALQCDLRYLADDAVYALSQVRRGVLADGYVHWTLPRLAGLANAADILLTGRTFDGEEAKAMGLANACLPTAEVLPTAMAVAHDIANGSAPLTAALSKRLLWEGVGLEPAVVGRLESELNEHIDDGRDAGEAMAAFRERRQPTWSGSINDEWPSWARTKWHGQQSLD; this is encoded by the coding sequence ATGAGTTCGGAATTGCTCGTCGATGTCTCAGCGGGCATCGCCGTCCTCACGTTGAACCGGCCGGCCAAACAGAACGCTTTCAACCCCGCGATGACCGAGGCGCTCGGTGCCGCTCTGAAACGCTGTGACGCCGAGGACGCGATTCGCGTGGTGGTCATCACCGGGACGCCGCCTGCCTTCTGCGCCGGCGCCGACCTGTCGGACCGGGTGGGCGAGGTGAGCGCGAGTATCGATCCGCCGCCGTTCCGAGTGCGCAAACCGGTGATCGCGGCCGTCAACGGGCACGCGGTGGGCGCCGGGCTGGCGCTGGCCCTGCAATGCGATCTGCGGTACCTGGCCGACGACGCGGTCTATGCGCTGAGCCAGGTCCGGCGCGGGGTCCTCGCCGACGGCTACGTGCACTGGACGCTGCCGCGGCTGGCGGGTCTCGCCAATGCCGCCGATATTCTGCTCACCGGGCGCACCTTCGACGGTGAAGAGGCCAAAGCCATGGGCTTGGCCAATGCCTGCCTGCCGACGGCGGAGGTGCTGCCGACCGCGATGGCGGTCGCGCACGATATCGCCAACGGTTCCGCGCCCCTGACCGCGGCATTGTCCAAACGGCTGTTGTGGGAAGGCGTCGGGCTCGAACCGGCGGTGGTCGGGCGGCTGGAATCCGAGCTGAACGAACATATCGACGACGGCCGGGACGCCGGTGAGGCGATGGCAGCCTTCCGGGAACGTCGCCAGCCCACCTGGTCCGGTTCGATCAACGACGAATGGCCGAGTTGGGCACGCACCAAATGGCACGGCCAGCAGAGCCTGGACTGA
- a CDS encoding acyl-CoA dehydrogenase family protein, whose protein sequence is MIDFTIPADLAVERDRIRAFVAEKIVPYERDPRLTSHGPTDELRQELVELARAQKLLTIQAPTELGGRGLTHVEQAVLYEAAGWSTLGPVAMNCAAPDEGNMFLLSKIANPEQTDRYLRPVIDGHQRSVFAMTEPDGAGSDPGQLATTATFDGENFTVEGRKWLITGANGAKTWIIMALLADNPHLPAGPTLFLTDGDQPGIVIERTMNTMDRNYVAGHCVVRFDKLTLPKSALLGEAGQALRYAQLRLAPARLTHCMRWLGAAERAQSIAIDHAKTRTAFGKTLGEHQGVSFMIADNEIALHQSRLTIWHACWLMDQGEKARHESSMAKSFVSEELFKVADRCVQILGGIGVSDETVVEMIFRDMRPFRLYDGPTEVHKYAIGRTLLR, encoded by the coding sequence ATGATCGACTTCACGATTCCCGCCGACCTCGCCGTCGAACGTGACCGGATCCGCGCATTCGTGGCCGAGAAGATCGTGCCCTACGAGCGCGACCCCCGCCTGACCTCCCACGGTCCCACCGACGAACTCCGCCAGGAACTCGTCGAACTCGCCCGCGCCCAGAAACTGCTGACCATCCAGGCACCCACCGAACTCGGGGGCCGCGGCCTCACCCACGTGGAACAGGCCGTTCTCTACGAAGCCGCCGGCTGGTCCACGCTGGGCCCGGTCGCCATGAACTGCGCGGCGCCGGACGAGGGCAATATGTTCCTGCTCTCCAAGATCGCGAACCCCGAACAGACCGACCGCTACCTGCGGCCGGTGATCGACGGCCACCAGCGCTCGGTATTCGCCATGACCGAACCCGACGGCGCCGGATCCGACCCCGGTCAGCTCGCCACCACCGCCACCTTCGACGGCGAGAACTTCACCGTCGAAGGGCGCAAATGGCTGATCACCGGCGCCAACGGCGCGAAAACCTGGATCATCATGGCCCTGCTCGCCGACAACCCCCATCTCCCGGCCGGCCCGACCCTGTTCCTCACCGACGGCGACCAGCCGGGCATCGTCATCGAACGCACCATGAACACCATGGACCGCAATTACGTAGCCGGGCACTGCGTGGTCCGTTTCGACAAGCTGACACTCCCGAAATCGGCGCTGCTCGGCGAGGCAGGCCAGGCCCTGCGCTACGCCCAGCTGCGTCTGGCCCCCGCCCGGCTCACCCACTGCATGCGCTGGCTGGGCGCCGCCGAACGCGCACAGAGCATCGCCATCGACCACGCCAAGACCCGCACCGCCTTCGGCAAAACTCTCGGCGAGCACCAGGGTGTGTCGTTCATGATCGCCGACAACGAGATAGCCCTGCACCAGAGCCGCCTGACCATCTGGCACGCCTGCTGGCTGATGGACCAGGGCGAGAAAGCCCGCCACGAGAGCTCGATGGCCAAATCGTTCGTTTCCGAAGAGCTGTTCAAGGTCGCCGACCGTTGTGTCCAGATCCTGGGCGGAATCGGAGTCAGCGACGAAACGGTCGTCGAGATGATCTTCCGCGATATGCGCCCCTTCCGCCTCTACGACGGACCCACAGAGGTCCACAAGTACGCGATCGGTCGCACACTGCTGCGGTGA
- a CDS encoding metal ABC transporter permease: protein MDKLSDVLSEIFDVGTTVHLLGYDFVQQAVLAAALLGLLAGVIGPLIISRQMSFAVHGTSELSLTGAAAALLVGAGVGLGAIAGSVVAAVLFGVLGTKARERDSVIAVVLSFGLGLSVLFLWLGPERAGSKFSLLTGQVVSVGFGGLTLLATCTAAVLAVLAMVYRPLLFASTDPEVAVARGVPVRGLSILFAVMLGITAAFGVQIVGALLVLALLITPAAAAAQLTADPMRATVLAVIFAEIAAVGGILLSLAPGAPVSTFVTTISFVIYLVCRVIGARRRQVARVR from the coding sequence ATGGACAAGCTTTCCGATGTGTTGTCCGAGATCTTCGATGTCGGTACCACCGTCCATCTGCTCGGCTACGACTTCGTCCAGCAGGCTGTACTCGCGGCCGCGCTGCTCGGGTTGCTCGCCGGCGTCATCGGGCCGCTGATCATCAGTCGGCAGATGTCGTTCGCCGTCCACGGCACCAGCGAGCTCTCGCTGACCGGTGCGGCCGCGGCCCTGCTGGTAGGTGCGGGCGTGGGGCTGGGCGCGATCGCCGGCTCGGTGGTCGCGGCCGTGTTGTTCGGAGTGCTCGGCACCAAGGCCAGGGAGCGCGATTCGGTGATCGCGGTGGTCCTGTCGTTCGGTCTCGGCCTGTCGGTGCTGTTCCTCTGGCTCGGTCCCGAACGCGCGGGCTCGAAATTCTCGCTGCTCACCGGGCAGGTCGTGAGCGTCGGCTTCGGCGGGCTGACACTGCTGGCGACCTGTACGGCGGCGGTGCTCGCCGTCCTGGCCATGGTCTACCGGCCGCTGCTGTTCGCCAGCACCGACCCCGAAGTCGCGGTGGCCCGCGGCGTGCCGGTACGCGGGCTGTCGATCCTGTTCGCGGTGATGCTCGGTATCACCGCCGCTTTCGGTGTCCAGATCGTGGGCGCTCTCCTGGTGCTCGCGCTGTTGATCACTCCGGCGGCCGCGGCGGCGCAGCTGACCGCCGACCCGATGCGGGCCACCGTGCTCGCGGTGATCTTCGCGGAGATCGCGGCGGTGGGCGGGATCCTGCTCTCCCTGGCTCCCGGGGCCCCGGTCTCCACCTTCGTCACCACCATCTCGTTCGTGATCTACCTGGTCTGCCGGGTGATCGGAGCCCGGCGGCGACAGGTCGCTCGGGTGCGCTGA
- a CDS encoding metal ABC transporter ATP-binding protein, translating to MSDTAPAAHRAVSDSAFATRPAAPLPAEPTVRLESATLGFGDRTLWRDLDLSVSRGEFIAVLGPNGSGKTSLLRVLLGQLALSSGSARVAGAAPRAGHPDLGYIPQQRTIDAGVQLRGIDLVGLGVDGHRWGLGLRGRAERRRKVAAAIADVGAQAFAKSPLESMSGGEQQRLRVAQALVGDPAVLLCDEPLLSLDLASQQLVSGLIDARRREHGTSVLFVTHEINPILPLVDRVLYLVGGKFRIGTPEEVMTSAVLSELYQTEVDVLRVRGRLVVVGTGDTMDALGTAGAHCHGDPGTPHDIADPLAELTQRAGQANR from the coding sequence ATGAGCGATACCGCGCCGGCGGCTCACCGTGCCGTGAGTGACAGCGCTTTCGCGACCCGCCCCGCCGCCCCGTTACCCGCCGAACCGACGGTGCGGCTCGAATCCGCCACCTTGGGTTTCGGCGACCGCACGCTGTGGCGGGACCTCGACCTCAGCGTGTCGCGCGGCGAGTTCATCGCGGTGCTCGGGCCCAACGGCTCGGGTAAGACTTCCCTGCTCCGGGTGTTGCTCGGCCAACTCGCCCTGAGCTCGGGCAGCGCACGGGTCGCCGGAGCCGCACCGCGCGCCGGGCACCCGGATCTCGGTTACATACCGCAGCAGCGCACCATCGACGCGGGGGTGCAATTACGCGGTATCGACCTGGTCGGTCTCGGTGTCGACGGACATCGGTGGGGACTGGGCCTGCGCGGACGGGCCGAACGCCGCCGCAAAGTCGCCGCGGCGATCGCCGATGTCGGTGCGCAGGCCTTCGCGAAATCCCCGTTGGAATCCATGTCCGGCGGCGAACAACAGCGGTTGCGGGTGGCGCAGGCGCTCGTCGGCGATCCCGCCGTACTGCTCTGCGACGAACCTCTGCTCAGCCTCGATCTGGCCAGCCAGCAGCTGGTCTCCGGGCTGATCGATGCCCGACGGCGCGAGCACGGGACCTCGGTGCTGTTCGTCACTCACGAGATCAATCCGATCCTGCCGCTGGTGGACCGGGTGCTCTACCTGGTCGGCGGAAAGTTCCGGATCGGCACGCCGGAAGAGGTCATGACCTCGGCGGTGCTGTCCGAGCTGTACCAGACCGAGGTCGATGTACTGCGGGTCCGGGGCCGGCTGGTCGTCGTCGGAACCGGGGACACCATGGACGCGCTCGGCACCGCCGGCGCCCACTGCCACGGGGATCCGGGGACTCCGCACGATATCGCCGACCCTTTGGCCGAACTCACCCAGCGAGCGGGACAGGCGAACAGGTAG
- a CDS encoding metal ABC transporter solute-binding protein, Zn/Mn family — MSPKSARSALVLAMGVAAAAALTACGGSGADSGKPSVVASTNVWADIASTVAGPDAEVSSIITDPAADPHSHETSAAESAQLSDADLVVYNGGHYDEFVAKAIEGRDKRTVEAVAARDNEIRNDSNEHVWYDMATVALVADRISDELAQIDPAHAQGYADRAAQFTDRLGQVGASTDRIAADHPGTPVLQTEPLAYYLLQDAGTVDRTPRDYQEAIEQETDPSPAAVAATRDLVAGKQVAVLIYNVQTEDKVGQDLRATARAAGIPVVEVTETLPAGMDFVTWQTQNARALADAIG, encoded by the coding sequence GTGTCACCTAAATCTGCCCGTAGCGCTCTCGTCCTGGCCATGGGAGTCGCGGCGGCCGCGGCGCTCACCGCATGTGGTGGGTCGGGCGCCGATTCCGGTAAGCCGTCGGTCGTCGCCTCCACCAATGTATGGGCCGATATCGCGAGCACTGTCGCGGGGCCCGACGCGGAGGTCTCGTCGATCATCACCGACCCCGCCGCCGACCCGCATTCACACGAGACCTCGGCCGCGGAATCCGCACAACTCAGCGATGCCGACCTGGTGGTCTATAACGGCGGCCACTACGACGAGTTCGTCGCCAAGGCCATCGAAGGCCGCGATAAGCGCACGGTAGAAGCCGTAGCGGCACGCGACAACGAGATCCGGAACGACTCGAACGAACACGTCTGGTACGACATGGCGACCGTGGCGCTGGTCGCCGACCGGATCAGCGACGAGCTCGCGCAGATCGACCCGGCACACGCCCAGGGTTATGCCGACCGGGCCGCCCAGTTCACCGACCGGTTGGGGCAGGTCGGCGCGAGCACCGACCGTATCGCCGCGGACCACCCTGGCACGCCGGTCCTGCAAACCGAGCCGCTCGCGTACTACCTGCTGCAGGATGCCGGTACCGTCGACCGGACGCCTCGTGACTATCAGGAAGCGATCGAGCAGGAGACCGACCCCTCTCCCGCGGCCGTCGCGGCCACCCGCGACCTGGTCGCCGGCAAGCAGGTCGCGGTGCTGATCTACAACGTGCAGACCGAGGACAAGGTCGGCCAGGACCTCCGGGCGACTGCCCGGGCGGCCGGAATTCCGGTGGTAGAGGTGACCGAAACCCTGCCGGCCGGAATGGATTTCGTAACCTGGCAGACACAGAACGCGCGCGCTCTGGCCGACGCGATCGGCTGA
- a CDS encoding FAD-dependent oxidoreductase yields MTNSITIIGAGLGGLALARVLHTHGIPATVYEAETTPTARMQGGMLDIHDYNGQLALTAAGLMEEFRSLVLPGRQAMRILDRDGTVLLDKADDGTGGRPEVQRGELRQLLIDSLPDGTVRWGHKLSGVQALGAGRHEATFADGSTVVTSLLVGADGAWSRVRPLLSTAIPDYTGESFVETYLYDADTRHPATAKAVGGGSMMAPSPGREIHAHRERGDTLHAYVVLAEPHEWFAAIDFTDAAAATARIADEFDGWAPELTALIADTDIPPVWRPHYSLPVGHRWDRVPGVTLLGDAAHLMPTNGEGANLALLDGAELGKALAAHPEDIETALTEYEQDMFARSTEVATETAELFGDLHDGTAQGLVDAFTASAHTL; encoded by the coding sequence ATGACCAATTCGATAACGATCATCGGCGCCGGGCTCGGCGGACTCGCTCTGGCCCGCGTCCTGCACACGCACGGCATCCCGGCCACGGTGTACGAGGCCGAAACCACTCCGACGGCGCGCATGCAGGGCGGCATGCTCGACATCCACGACTACAACGGCCAACTCGCCCTGACGGCGGCCGGCCTGATGGAAGAATTCCGCAGCCTCGTCCTGCCGGGCCGCCAGGCGATGCGGATTCTCGACCGGGACGGGACAGTTCTGCTCGACAAAGCCGACGACGGGACCGGCGGACGCCCCGAGGTGCAACGCGGCGAACTGCGACAACTCCTGATCGACTCGCTGCCGGACGGCACCGTCCGGTGGGGCCACAAGCTCAGCGGTGTTCAGGCTCTCGGCGCGGGTCGCCACGAGGCGACCTTCGCCGATGGCAGCACGGTCGTCACGAGTCTGCTGGTCGGCGCCGACGGCGCGTGGTCACGGGTCCGGCCGCTACTGTCCACCGCGATACCCGACTACACCGGCGAATCCTTCGTCGAGACCTACCTGTACGACGCCGACACCCGCCACCCCGCCACCGCGAAGGCAGTCGGCGGCGGATCGATGATGGCGCCTTCGCCGGGCCGAGAGATCCACGCACACCGCGAAAGGGGCGACACCCTGCACGCCTACGTGGTGCTCGCCGAGCCGCACGAGTGGTTCGCCGCCATCGATTTCACCGACGCCGCCGCGGCCACCGCACGAATCGCGGACGAGTTCGACGGCTGGGCACCGGAACTCACCGCGCTGATCGCCGACACCGATATCCCGCCGGTCTGGCGCCCGCACTACTCGCTGCCGGTCGGGCATCGGTGGGATCGAGTTCCCGGGGTGACCCTGCTCGGCGATGCCGCCCACCTCATGCCCACCAACGGCGAAGGCGCCAACCTCGCCCTGCTCGACGGCGCCGAACTCGGCAAGGCCCTCGCCGCGCACCCCGAGGACATCGAGACCGCCCTCACCGAATACGAGCAGGACATGTTCGCCCGCAGCACCGAAGTCGCCACCGAGACCGCTGAACTCTTCGGTGATCTGCACGACGGCACGGCCCAGGGCCTGGTCGACGCGTTCACCGCATCCGCGCACACCCTCTGA